The following proteins are encoded in a genomic region of Sphaeramia orbicularis chromosome 2, fSphaOr1.1, whole genome shotgun sequence:
- the nbeal1 gene encoding neurobeachin-like protein 1 isoform X2, with amino-acid sequence MASKERLYEVWMLYSTKRDPDYLKLWLEIFISSYERCLNVDFEKPPSRPEEVPPVLTLLPDNILQVLRHQLLQCVQKASDGLEPEQQNLALLLLKFLIIICRNLSNVEEIGTCSYINHIITMTTLYIQQLKSKTKEKEMADQSQAEEFVRHALAFCESLYDPYHNWRHRACGEQLGTVERSRQKYKAAPLTVEFVPFFYQCFQESEHLKESLKCCLLHLFGAIVAGDQRNALLAISPATMEVLMRVLADCSMGSCSSDEGEDWDSEAPDRKALLTLGCLREVVQRLLASSSDQRQVEIASVLENYFKLLNSDPAAVVAARQQQQQQVKGRVPTLGRHWESRFVALQVNMLDTIRDMFLCSDRPVLQAIFLNSNCFEHLTRLLQNSKLVNARCTAADKDQKDITNNRLLTGERDTQVFQGRLDSLAVATIKALTTVMHKSPAAKEVFKERIGYNHLYEVLVSLGQPSRHLLKELMNMAVEGEHTSVGLLGISNVEPLLLLVQWLPELDSSELQLFTADWLRRLSCLNRQTRATCVNAAMVMRALAALERQQRLHRACAESLFGLVGSLGSQSLSTRELLGFLRLLRPPDSSQGHPYVGPALRALLTMVRKQGLESAMQYFDLSPSMAGIAVPTVQRWPGSAFSFLAWLSLDQDQLGSPSKDKRKQLYSFFTPGGTGFEAFISSAGVLVIAVCTKKEYVTVMLPEYCFCDSLWHSIGVVHVPGKRPFGQSLVYIYVDGQQKLSAPLKYPTMTEPFTSCCIGSAGHRTTTPPPSQIPDPPFSSATTPTTRSSLGGILSPHTWGGLLGGKPESVTKLISAGTQDSEWGSPTSLQGQLGSVMVFHEPLQPNHVKAICSAGPNCISPFKAQESELGDLSTKLLLHYSPKACRNPICLDLSPNMLHGRLTGNKVVNWDIKDMINCVGGLPVLFPVLEQLALVTPDQQASDPAAGSDFITPDVTTPADGDWVILPSNRASEARLEKNLVATFLLVLKHFLQRHLINQENLLHSHGVATLGALLQKLPVGHVDVSVLVAMQLLIEQVTYEKNQALLQQLHTHLLFNFNIWNKGDFPLRIGHIQYMSTVIKDNRKQFRKKYGVQFLLDAVRLYYGKNSNKESDLSEDDIRTIRASLCGLIKYYISKGMSQEEMHSILGYIAAIGDEEQLCGLLELLLSLLQSSPARDQLFLLLYEPTAADSCYALLLNNKHSDRLRELVFKLFERMLRCDRVYEKNKQRLRLREAGYSGLSLLFSELHITPTLIRCLLNQVLHTDQVVNYKDLMALVQLTHRAGPSVRLIVCKRVYQLLQSQQDAALQISKQQCWQDTLMRLYLRGEGSLPLRSVDTVSTCSLDLNRSGGSSTNRLELPLERRTRAGSASRLDRLEDDRLSIGDTRSVDSLENGDLISLLDTPSSSASTEPQLHTKPWVVGKSGGLTLDLSHLQAYEPGETGSQTPGSMPSTPSPLETCKPFPGSSGEREASSSLTEDGFLFSDNISLGESFNNAERAEEELCSMLLEIVLCVMWRGVEGSDDSAWLERGQVFSALTKLGTANELLLPVDQIKLSLMERMLEWAVSDNREASAATLPQHTENAVRLLHMVQDFLQAEGLVNPALWTEKVLEETVTLMDSLMVWYSAGTQWFQLSQVGLRLLLGFMAQEDPDVCAMATAKLNGILQTKEVSSQDEACYLLGKVEGILRRSIQEQTEETYSFLVPLLRTLLSKVHRLLYMELHLPQLPDTNGSPSFFEDFQLYCNSPEWRVYLDKYIIPYMKQYEIETFSQGHETMALYWKECYEAFMVNLHKRERERGESKIRFQEQFVEPFSRRGRQENLRYNSMLKLQHGQNSATLRQWKAARRGLVCERGPWADRQQDEMHWRVSSAENYSRMRLKLVRNYNFDPHREASALRDNLGVHQQRVNPESLLLEAVKQVKVSDLEDDILELPEEDAATANNQVEAEEAGQKEKLVLWEDCELVTIVDVVPGRLELTTQHIYFYDSSQEKEEGVGHDFKWPLSQIREVHLRRYNLRRSALEIFLIDQTNYFLNFKKEVRNKVYSRMLLLRSLSLYGTRSPQELLKASGLTQKWVNRDISNFDYLMQLNTIAGRTYNNLAQYPVFPWILADYTSEELDLSDPRVFRDLSKPVAVLNERNAKAVREKYESFEDPTGTIDRFHYGTHYSNAAGVMHYLIRVEPFTSLHIQLQSGRFDCADRQFHSIPATWQTLMDNPNDVKELIPEFFYFPEFLENQNGFDLGRLQISKERVNDVVLPKWAKSPEDFIYKHRKALESEYVSAHLHEWIDLIFGYKQKGPAAVEALNVFYYCTYEGAVDLDAITDEKERKALEGMISNFGQTPCQLLKEPHPVRLSQEEVERRKAQLDSCPLSMFEHLSDLKSFFVEGISDNVPLVKAVVPKNQSHSFITQGSPDTMVTVSQNCLVGTHGWLPYNKNISNYFTFIKDPTVSNIKTQRFLSGPFAPGVEVTAGLFVVSHDGKLLFSGGHWDNSIRVTSLVKGKTVGQHIRHMDIVTCLSTDHCGIHLISGSRDTTCMVWQVQQQGGAPVGLCPKPVQVLYGHTDEVVSVNISTELDMAVSGSRDGTVIIHTVRRGQYMRCLRPPCDSSLPLSILHLAVSWEGHLLVHTCIEGKATLKDKNALHLYSVNGKYLCSEPLKEQVTDMCVSGEFVVIGSEQGYLSIRDLYSLALCAEPMAMRVPVRCVSVTKEQSHVLVGLEDGKLIIVGVGKPAEMRSGQITRKLWGSSKKLTQISSGETVYNTQHDQT; translated from the exons TTCCTTTCTTTTATC AGTGCTTCCAGGAGAGTGAGCACCTGAAGGAGAGTCTGAAATGCTGTCTGCTGCACCTGTTTGGAGCCATAGTTGCTGGTGATCAG AGGAATGCTCTACTCGCCATCTCTCCAGCCACCATGGAGGTTTTGATGCGGGTGCTGGCTGACTGCTCCATGGGGAGCTGCTCCTCAGATGAGGGTGAAGACTGGGACAGCGAGGCCCCCGACCGTAAAGCGCTGCTAACTTTGGGCTGCCTACGGGAGGTGGTGCAGCGCCTCCTGGCCTCCAGTTCTGACCAACGGCAGGTGGAGATTGCCTCCGTGCTTGAAAACTACTTCAAACTGCTCAACTCGGACCcggctgctgttgttgctgcacgccagcaacagcagcagcaagtcAAGGGCCGAGTGCCAACACTGGGCAGACACTGGGAGAGTCGATTTGTGGCACTGCAAGTGAACATGCTAG ACACTATCAGGGacatgttcctgtgttcagaCAGGCCAGTTCTACAAGCCATCTTCCTCAACAGTAACTGCTTTGAGCATCTGACACGACTGCTGCAGAACAGCAAG ctggttaATGCTAGGTGCACGGCGGCAGACAAGGACCAGAAAGATATAACCAACAACAGGTTACTGACAGGAGAGAGGGACACTCAG gtgtTTCAAGGGCGACTTGACTCCCTCGCTGTAGCAACCATCAAAGCCCTGACAACGGTGATGCATAAGTCACCTGCTGCAAAG GAGGTATTCAAGGAGAGGATTGGTTACAATCACTTGTACGAAGTGTTGGTCTCACTGGGACAGCCATCACGGCATCTTCTCAAAGAGCTAATGAACATG GCAGTGGAGGGTGAACACACCTCAGTGGGGCTCCTGGGCATTAGTAATGTGGAGCCCCTGCTACTGCTGGTCCAGTGGCTCCCAGAGCTGGACTCATCAGAGCTGCAGCTTTTTACTGCAGACTGGCTTCGCCGCCTCAGCTGCCTCAACCGCCAGACTCGTGCCACCTGCGTCAACGCTGCCATGGTCATGCGGGCGCTGGCTGCCCTGGAGCGCCAACAGCGGCTTCACCGAGCTTGTGCTGAGAGCCTGTTTGGATTAGTGGGCTCACTGGGCTCTCAGTCATTGAGCACCAGGGAACTGCTCGGATTCCTGCGTCTTCTCAGACCTCCAGATTCCAGTCAAGGACACCCCTATGTGGGTCCTGCGCTCAGAGCCCTTCTGACCATGGTACGCAAGCAAGGCCTGGAAAGTGCCATGCAGTACTTTGACCTGTCACCCAGCATGGCAGGTATCGCAGTCCCAACAGTGCAGCGCTGGCCAGGCTCTGCCTTCAGCTTCCTGGCCTGGTTGTCACTGGATCAGGACCAGTTGGGCTCACCCAGCAAGGACAAACGGAAGCAGCTCTACAG CTTTTTTACTCCCGGGGGGACTGGGTTTGAAGCCTTCATCAGCTCAGCTGGTGTCCTGGTTATAGCTGTTTGCACGAAGAAGGAGTACGTCACAGTCATGCTGCCCGAGTACTGCTTCTGCGACTCTCTCTGG CACAGCATCGGTGTGGTGCACGTGCCAGGAAAGAGGCCATTTGGACAGAGTCTTGTCTATATTTATGTGGATGGACAACAGAAACTGTCTGCTCCTCTCAAGTATCCCACCATGACAGAG CCATTCACCTCCTGCTGCATCGGCTCAGCGGGCCATCGAACCACCACTCCCCCACCCTCCCAAATCCCTGACCCTCCATTCTCCTCTGCCACCACACCCACAACTCGTTCCTCACTGGGTGGCATCCTGTCACCACACACCTGGGGAGGACTGCTGGGGGGAAAGCCAGAGTCTGTGACCAAGCTCATCTCAGCAGGGACCCAGGACAGTGAGTGGGGAAGCCCCACCTCCCTGCAGGGCCAGCTGGGAAGTGTCATGGTCTTCCACGAACCCCTTCAGCCGAACCATGTGAAAGCCATCTGTAGTGCTG GTCCAAATTGCATATCTCCATTTAAAGCGCAAGAATCAGAACTTGGGGATCTTTCAACCAAATTGCTGCTGCACTATTCACCCAAG GCGTGTAGGAATCCCATCTGTCTGGATCTGTCGCCCAACATGCTGCACGGCCGCCTGACGGGGAACAAAGTTGTTAATTGGGATATCAAG GATATGATCAACTGCGTGGGCGGTCTACCAGTGCTGTTTCCTGTACTGGAGCAGTTGGCCTTGGTCACTCCAGATCAGCAGGCTAGTGATCCTGCAGCCGGTTCAGATTTCATCACCCCTGATGTTACCACACCAGCTGATGGAGACTGGGTCATTCTGCCCTCTAACAGAGCTTCAG AGGCACGCCTGGAGAAGAACTTAGTGGCCACCTTTTTGTTGGTGCTAAAGCATTTTCTGCAGAGACACCTTATCAACCAAGAGAATCTGCTCCACTCACATGGGGTCGCTACACTGGGAGCCCTGCTGCAGAAG CTCCCGGTGGGTCATGTGGATGTCAGTGTGCTTGTTGCTATGCAGCTCCTGATCGAGCAGGTGACATATGAAAAGAACCAGGCCCTGCTTCAACAGCTTCACACACATCTGTTGTTCAACTTCAACATTTGGAACAAAGGAGACTTCCCTTTACGCATAG GTCACATCCAGTACATGTCCACAGTCATCAAAGACAACAGGAAGCAATTTAGGAAGAAATATGGAGTTCAGTTCCTGCTTGACGCCGTACGTCTTTATTATGG GAAGAACAGTAATAAGGAAAGTGATCTCAGTGAAGATGACATTCGTACGATCCGTGCCTCTCTCTGTGGCCTCATTAAATACTACATCAGCAAGGGCATGTCACAGGAGGAGATGCACAGCATCCTGGGATATATTGCCGCTATTGGAGATGAAGAGCAG CTGTGTGGGCTGCTGGAGTTGTTACTCAGCCTCCTTCAGAGCAGTCCGGCCAGGGACCAGCTCTTCTTACTCCTCTATGAACCCACTGCTGCTGATTCCTGCTATGCTCTCCTCCTCAACAACAAACACTCAGACCGACTCCGAGAGCTCGTCTTTAAG CTGTTTGAGCGCATGTTACGATGTGACCGTGTCTATGAGAAGAATAAGCAGCGTTTGCGGCTGAGGGAAGCAGGTTACTCAGGCTTATCGTTGCTCTTCTCTGAACTTCATATCACTCCGACTTTGATCCGATGTCTGCTCAACCAAGTGCTTCACACAG ATCAGGTGGTGAACTACAAGGACCTGATGGCTCTTGTCCAGCTCACGCACCGAGCCGGGCCCAGCGTACGCCTTATCGTCTGCAAAAGG GTGTACCAGCTGCTACAATCCCAACAGGATGCTGCTCTCCAGATTTCAAAGCAGCAGTGTTGGCAGGACACCCTAATGCGCCTTTATCTGCGAGGTGAAGGGTCCCTACCGCTGCGTAGCGTAGACACCGTCAGCACCTGCAGCCTGGACCTGAATCGGTCCGGTGGCAGCAGCACAAACCGTCTCGAGCTGCCGCTGGAGAGGAGGACACGAGCGGGCAGCGCGAGCCGGCTGGACAGGTTGGAGGACGACCGACTCAGCATCGGTGACACTCGTTCTGTGGACAGTTTGGAGAACGGTGACCTCATCTCACTGCTGGACACACCATCTTCATCTGCCTCCACCGAGCCACAACTCCACACCAAGCCCTGGGTGGTGGGGAAATCTGGAGGCCTGACACTGGATCTGTCCCACCTGCAGGCGTATGAGCCAGGGGAGACTGGCAGCCAGACTCCTGGGAGCATGCCCAGCACACCATCCCCACTGGAGACTTGCAAGCCTTTCCCAGGGAGCTCCGGTGAGCGGGAGGCAAGCTCCTCCCTGACTGAAGATGGCTTCCTCTTTAGTGACAACATTTCACTGGGGGAGTCCTTCAACAATGCTGAG CGAGCTGAGGAGGAGCTGTGCAGCATGCTGCTGGAGATAGTCCTGTGTGTGATGTGGCGTGGTGTAGAAGGTTCAGATGACTCTGCGTGGTTGGAGCGCGGTCAGGTCTTCTCAGCTCTCACCAAACTCGGTACTGCCAATGAGCTGCTGCTGCCTGTAGACCAAATCAAACTCAG TTTGATGGAACGAATGCTGGAGTGGGCAGTGAGTGACAACCGTGAGGCGTCCGCTGCCACGTTGCCACAGCACACGGAAAACGCGGTGCGACTTCTTCACATGGTGCAAGACTTCCTGCAGGCAGAAGGCCTCGTCAATCCAGCTCTGTGGACGGAGAAGGTGCTGGAGGAAACTGTGACGCTGATGGACAGCCTCATGGTCTGGTATTCTGCAGGCACTCAATGGTTCCAACTCTCCCAAGTTGGGCTGAGGCTGCTGCTGGGCTTCATGGCCCAGGAGGACCCTGAT GTATGTGCCATGGCCACAGCCAAGCTCAATGGCATCTTACAGACAAAGGAAGTTTCCAGCCAGGACGAGGCCTGCTACCTGTTAGGAAAGGTAGAGGGCATCCTACGCCGCTCCATCCAGGAGCAGACTGAAGAAACATACTCCTTCCTGGTTCCTCTGCTGCGAACGCTGCTCTCTAAAGTGCACCGTCTCCTCTACATGGAGCTGCATCTGCCCCAGCTCCCAGATACCAACGGCAGCCCGTCGTTCTTTGAGGACTTCCAGCTGTACTGCAATTCACCAGAGTGGCGCGTCTACCTCGATAAATAT ATTATCCCCTACATGAAGCAGTATGAAATTGAGACATTCAGCCAGGGTCATGAGACCATGGCTCTCTACTGGAAGGAGTGTTATGAGGCCTTTATGGTCAATCTGcataaaagagaaagagaaaggggCGAGAGTAAGATCCGTTTCCAG GAACAATTTGTAGAGCCTTTCTCACGCCGCGGACGCCAGGAGAACCTGCGCTACAACAGCATGTTGAAGCTGCAGCATGGCCAAAACAGTGCCACCCTCAGGCAGTGGAAGGCAGCACGTCGAGGCCTGGTGTGTGAGAGAGGACCCTGGGCCGACAG GCAACAGGATGAGATGCATTGGAGGGTGTCCAGTGCTGAGAACTATTCCCGCATGAGGTTAAAGTTGGTCCGTAACTACAACTTTGATCCTCACCGAGAGGCCAGCGCCCTGCGAGACAATCTGG GTGTCCATCAGCAGCGTGTAAACCCAGAATCTCTGCTGCTGGAGGCTGTGAAGCAAGTCAAAGTCAGTGACCTGGAAGACGACATCCTGGAGCTGCCAGAGGAAGACGCTGCCACTGCTAATAACCA GGTTGAGGCAGAGGAAGCAGGGCAGAAAGAGAAGCTGGTGCTGTGGGAGGACTGTGAGCTAGTCACCATTGTGGACGTGGTTCCTGGTCGACTGGAACTCACCACCCAACATATTTACTTCTATGACAGCAGCCAGGAAAAAGAGGAAG GAGTGGGCCATGACTTCAAGTGGCCCCTGTCTCAGATCAGAGAGGTCCACCTACGGCGATATAACCTGCGTCGCTCAGCTCTGGAGATCTTCCTCATCGACCAAACCAACTATTTCCTCAACTTCAAGAAGGAG GTGAGAAATAAGGTCTACAGCCGCATGTTGTTGCTGCGATCTCTCAGTCTTTACGGAACCCGATCACCTCAGGAGCTCCTCAAGGCCTCCGGGCTCACACAG AAATGGGTGAACCGGGACATCTCCAACTTTGACTACTTGATGCAACTCAACACTATTGCAGGCAGGACATACAACAACCTGGCTCAGTACCCTGTC TTCCCTTGGATTCTTGCAGACTACACTTCAGAGGAGCTGGACCTGTCTGATCCTCGGGTTTTCAGGGATCTCTCCAAGCCAGTGGCAGTACTTAATGAACGGAACGCTAAGGCTGTGAGAGAGAA GTATGAAAGTTTCGAGGATCCAACAGGAACCATCGATAGGTTCCATTATGGCACCCACTACTCAAACGCTGCCGGGGTGATGCACTACCTTATCAGAGTGGAGCCCTTTACCTCGCTGCACATCCAGCTGCAGAGTGGACG GTTTGATTGCGCAGATCGCCAGTTTCATTCTATCCCAGCGACGTGGCAGACCCTCATGGACAACCCCAACGATGTCAAGGAGCTGATCCCAGAATTCTTTTATTTCCCAGAGTTCCTTGAAAACCAGAATG GCTTCGATCTAGGTCGCCTGCAGATTTCTAAAGAAAGGGTAAATGATGTTGTTCTACCCAAATGGGCCAAGTCTCCTGAGGATTTCATCTACAAGCATCGCAAAGCCCTG GAGTCAGAATATGTGTCGGCCCACCTTCATGAGTGGATTGATCTGATCTTTGGTTACAAGCAGAAGGGCCCTGCAGCGGTGGAGGCTCTTAACGTCTTCTACTACTGTACCTATGAAG GGGCTGTGGACCTGGATGCCATCACTGATGAAAAGGAGCGTAAGGCTTTGGAGGGGATGATCAGCAACTTTGGACAAACTCCCTGCCAGTTACTAAAG GAGCCACACCCAGTGAGACTCTCCCAGGAGGAAGTGGAAAGGAGGAAAGCTCAGCTCGACTCGTGTCCTCTCAGCATGTTCGAACACCTCAGCGATCTCAAGTCTTTCTTTGTCGAg GGCATCAGTGACAATGTCCCACTGGTGAAGGCCGTGGTACCCAAGAACCAGTCCCACTCATTCATCACACAGGGCAGTCCAGACACAATG GTGACTGTGAGTCAGAACTGCCTGGTTGGGACCCATGGATGGCTTCCTTACAACAAAAACATCTCCAACTACTTCACCTTCATCAAAGACCCCACAGTGTCAAACATTAA GACACAGCGTTTCCTGTCGGGACCCTTCGCACCAGGTGTGGAGGTCACCGCAGGACTGTTTGTGGTTTCACATGACGGCAAGTTGCTCTTCAGCGGCGGACACTGGGACAACAGCATTCGGGTTACCTCATTGGTCAAGGGCAAGACAGTGGGACAGCACATTAGACACATGG ACATCGTTACCTGCTTGTCGACAGATCACTGCGGCATCCATCTGATCTCGGGTTCTAGAGACACAACCTGCATGGTGTGGCAGGTTCAGCAGCAG ggtGGAGCTCCTGTGGGTCTTTGTCCCAAACCGGTTCAGGTGTTGTATGGACACACAGACGAGGTGGTCAGCGTCAACATCAGCACAGAGCTGGACATGGCGGTGTCTGGATCCCGG GATGGGACAGTGATCATCCACACAGTTCGTCGGGGTCAGTACATGCGTTGCTTGCGTCCACCTTGTGACAGTTCCCTGCCACTGTCCATCCTCCATCTAGCTGTGTCCTGGGAGGGTCACCTTCTGGTACACACCTGCATCGAAGGCAAAGCAACACTGAAG GATAAAAATGCGCTCCATCTGTACTCTGTAAACGGGAAGTACCTGTGCAGCGAACCTCTGAAGGAGCAGGTGACAGATATGTGTGTTTCAGGAGAGTTTGTGGTTATCGGCAGTGAGCAGGGATACCTGTCGATCCGAGACCTCTACAG